The sequence GCATGTACGGGTGGACACCGGCGACACCCTTGCCGAGACCGCCGCCCGGGTCCGGCGCGTGCTCCCGCGGGACGGCTTCACCGTCACGGTCGGCGGAGACTGCGGTGTCGAACTCGAACCGGTCGCGGCCGCGCTGCGCCGGTACGGCGACCGCCTGAACGTCGTCTGGTTCGACGCCCATGGCGACATGAACACCCCCGCCACGTCCCCGTCGGGTGCCTTCCACGGCATGATCCTCCGCACGCTCCAGGGTGAAGGCCCCTGCGACCTGGTGCCCTCGCCCGCGCTGCGCCCCAACCAGGTGGTCCTGGCCGGGACACGCTCGCTGGATCCCGCGGAGGCCGACTACATCCGGGAGACGGGCATCGGCGGCCTGTCCGCCATCGGCGACGACGCGCTCCTGTACATCCACGTGGATCTCGATGTCCTGGACGGCATCACCTCGGTCGGCTACCCGGAACCCGGCGGCCTGTCCGCCCAGGCGCTGACCGAGGCAATCGCCACTCTGGCAGCCCGGCACGAGATCGTCGGCCTGGGCATCACGGAGTATGCGCCGTCAGATCCACGGGACGAGGAGATGCTGAGGCATCTGGTCCCCGAACTCGTCCGGCTGTGCAGAGCATCGGGTCCGTGGCAGATCGAACGCCGCGCCGCCGGTGCCTGGCCTGCCCGGCACTCCGAGAAGCGCGACGGCTGGCTCCTGCGCCATACGCCCGACGTGAACCGCAAGCGCTCCAACTCGGCGCTCCCGCTGACCGGCGCCACCCCCTCCATCCCGGCGCTGGAGGCCTTCTACGCGGAACGAGCAGTCCCGGTGACCGTCCAGGTAAGTCCCGCGGAGCATCATCAGGAACTCGACGCGCTCCTGGCCGCCCGTGGTTACGCCTTGGCCGGCAGGACACTCGTCATGACTGCCGGCGCCGAGGCCGTGACAGTCGCGGCCGGGGACCCCGGCGGGGTCGAGTACGTGGACGACCGGGCCCGCTGGCCCGCGCTGTTCGAGGCAGTCACCGGCAACGCCGACGGCACGGGCGTCATCGGCCGCATCGCTTCCAAGGCGGTGCTGCTCGCCAAGGACGGCATCGGCCTGGGAATGGCGGTCACGGAGGACGGCTGGACGGGCATCTTCTGCATGGCCACCCACCCCGCTCACCGGCGCGAGGGCGTCGCGAGGGCCGTCCTGGCGGCCGCCGCCCGCTGGTCGGAAGAGCAAGGCGCATCCCGTCTCTACCTCCAGGTCGAAGAGGAAAACATCCCCGCCCGCGCGCTCTACGAGGGCATGGGTTTCACGAAGTCGCACGGTTACCACTACCGCCTGCGGGCTTAGCGTCGAGCGCCGTTCGAGCCGGAGCAGTACCGCCGCCCGGGACGGCGTTGCCGCCATCCCGGGCGGCACTGCTCGGCCGTAGCCGGCACCCCGGCTGCTCAGGCGGGGACGGGCTCCCGGTCGGCATCGTCAAAGGGGGGATAGCTCTCGCTGCTCATTCGATCGGCCGCGTCGATGTAGTCGGCAAGAGCGTCGCGGGATCGGGCGAGCCTGTCCATCTGATCGTCCAGCCGCTGCAGCCGTGACCGCATCGCGGCCAGCAACTCGGGACACCCGAGCAGCTCCGGGGCCTCTCCGACCGCGCAGGGCAGCAGGTACGCGATGTCCTCGGAGGACAGGCCGGCACCAAGCAGGTGCCGGATCTGCTTCACCCGCAGCACGGCGTTCTCGCCGTACTCGCGGTAACCGTTCGTGCCGCGCTCTGCCTCCAGCAGGCCCTGGGCCTCGTAGTAGCGCAACTGATGGGCGTTGACGCCCGCCCGACGACTCAGTTCCCCGATCCGCATCGAAACCTCACTTGACCTTCATACCGGTATCAACGTTGACGATGATGACATGAACCACAAAAACGACACACCCGTGACAGTCATCGGACTCGGGCTGATGGGCCAGGCACTCGCCGGCGCGTTCCTGAAAGCCGGGCATCCTACAACCGTGTGGAACCGTACGACCTCCAAGGCCGACCGGCTGGTGGCCGAGGGCGCACGGCTGGCGCCGACGGTTGGCGACGCGCTCAAGGCGGGTTCCCTGACGATCATCTGCGTCACCGACTACCAGGCCATGCACGAACTGCTCGGCGCGAGCGACATCGAGCTGGACGGCACGACGTTGATCAACCTGACCTCGGGCGACTCGGGCCAGGCCCGGGAAGCCGCCCAGTGGGCCGAGCGGCGCGGTGCCCATTACCTGGACGGCGCCATCATGGCCATCCCGCCGGCGATCGGGACCGCCGAGGCGGTGATCCTGCACAGCGGGCCGCAGCCGGACTTCGAGGCGCACAAGTCGACACTCGACGCGCTCGGCACCGTCACCTACCTTGGCGCGGACCATGGGCTGGCGTCCCTGTACGACGTGGCCGGCCTGGCCATGATGTGGAGCGTCCTGAACGCCTGGCTCCAGGGCACTGCCCTGCTCAGGACGGCCGGTGTCGACGCCGCAACGTATGCGCCGTTCGCGCAGCAGATCGCTGCCGGCGTGGCCGAATGGCTGCCTGGGTATGCCGAGCAGATCGACAACGGCTCCTTCCCGGCCGAGGTGTCGGCCCTGGAGACCGACGCGCGGGCGATGGCACACCTGATCGAGGAGAGCGAGGCGGTGGGTGTCAACGCCGAACTACCGAAGTTGATCAAGGCGATGGCCGACCGCTCGATCGCCGCCGGACACGGTGGGGAGCAGTATCCCGTGCTGATCGAGGAGTTCGGCAAACCCCGCCGCGACTGACCGATCCCGACCCCGCGATCCAGCGTCTCGCGCCGTCCGCCGTCCGGGGATGCTGGATCCGGCACCTCTGCCGGCGTCGGAATCCGCTGTCGACCTGGGATCCAGTCTCCGGCATCCGGTCGGCGGCGACCGCCGGCACGGGGCTTGACGAGCACCGGACCGGGAGGTCGCGTCAGGGCCCTCCGGTCGGGTGCGCTACCGCACAAGCGCCGACCTGCCTCCAGTCGGACAGCAGCGGTGTGGTCAGAATGGGAGATGAGGGCGATGGCGCCTCATCCCTGAGCGCCTGGCGCCCCTCGGACGGATCCGTGGCAGGGAGTCTCCCTATGACTGCGACGCCAGACGCAACCCCGTCGGCTCAGCCCGAGCGCCCGGGTATGAAGGATGGGGTGTGCAGCGAGTTCACCGTCTTTACCAAGATCAAGCCGGGCCATGCGGATGCGCTGCGTGAGGATCTCGCCACGCTCGCCGGCGGGTCATCCGACGTGGAGGCCCGTGCGGCGCTGCGTCAGATCGGCACCCTGCACGACGCACGCCACGTGATCTTCGACAACGACACCCGGCACATGTTCGCCAGTGTCTTCGACGGCTCCTGGGACACCTACATCGACGACTTCGGAAAGACGGCAGTCGGGGCCCGCTTCGACAAGGTCTTCTCGCACACCGAAGGGTTTCCCGGCGTCACCGATCCGAAGGTGAAGGACTGGTTCATCGCCCGGCAGGCACCCGCGGGGGTCTTCGTCAGCTCCTATCCCGATCTGACCGTTCAGCAGATCTGGAAGGACCAACGTGTGAGCGAGGCATTCCAGGCAGTGCTGGACACCCCCGAGTTCCGGGCGGCGCTGGACAACCCGGCGAACGCCGAGTTGCTGGCCACGCCGGCCTTCCAGAGGCTGATGGAGGAAGCCGCAGGCTAGAACCGAACTCTTGAGACAGCCGACCTGGGGCCGTGCCGACGTCGCAGCGGGGGCGACGCGGGCAGCCGCCCAAGTGCACGATGCCGCGGCGGTGAGCCCCGGCGCGTCATGGACCGTGTCGCCGGGCGCGGGCCGGCCGCCACGGGGGTGTCCGGGTAAAGACCGATGCGGAGGCACAAGCGATCATGAACGCGGAGGCAAGCACGAGCGGAGCCAGTGCGGGAATCGAGATCGACGACATCCAAAGCGGGGCATTGCATCCACGGCCTGCACCGTACGAGGGAAGGTTCATCTTCCTGCGGGTAGATGACCGTCACGCGGGGCGTTCCCTGCTGCGGCGGCTGCTCCCGGCGATCGAGGGGGGTTTCCACAGCGCGGACCCGAGCCAGGATGCCTGGGTGGCGGTGGCGTTCACCTACCAGGGGCTGCGGGCCCTGGGGGTGCCCCAGGAGTCGCTGGACAGCTTTCCGCGGGCGTTTCGCCAGGGCATGGCTGCGCGTGCGGACCTGATCGGCGACGTGGGTGAGAGCGCCCCGGCTCACTGGGAGCCGCCGTTCGGAACAGCCGATGTGCATATCGCGTTGAGTGCTCTGTCACCCGATGCGGCGCGGCTGGACAAGGCTCTGGAGCGAGCCCGCATCGCCTGCCGGGACACCCCTGGTGTCCAGGTGATCTGGCAGCAGGAGGTCCGCCAGCTCCCGACCGGGCGTACCACCTTCGGCTTCCGCGACGGCATCAGCCATCCGAACATCGAGGGCCTCGGGCTGCCCGGCTCCAACCCCCGGGAAGCCCCTCTCAAGGCCGGCGAGTTCATCCTCGGCTACCCCGACGAGACCGGCAATCTGCCGCCCATGCCCAGCCCCGATGTGCTGGGGCGCAACGGGACCTACGTCGCTGTGCGCAAGATTCACACCAAGGTGGCGGCCTGGCGCCAGTACCTGCGCGCGAACACCTCCAGCGCCCGGGAAGAGGCGCTCCTGGCGGCGAAGATGGTCGGGCGCTGGCCCAGCGGGGCACCGTTGACGCTGACCCCGGAGCACGACGACGCGGCGCTGGGCGCCGATCCGCACCGCAACAACGACTTCCTGTACCGGGAGAACGACGATCGAGGCTTCCGATGCCCCGCTGGTGCGCACATCCGGCGCACCAACCCCCGCGATGCCGCCATCATCGGCGACGCACGGATGCACCGCCTCATCCGCCGCGGCACCAGCTACGGCCCGCCGCTGCCAGAGGGCGTGCTGGAGGACGACGGCGCCGACCGGGGCCTGGTCGGAGTCTTCATCGGAGCTCATATCGAACGACAGTTTGAATTCATCAAGGCCGAGTGGGTCAACGACGGCAACTTCATCGGCTTCCCCGGCGAGAAGGATCCGGTGGCCGGGCATCACGACGGAACCGGCAGCGCCACCATCCCGGAGAGGCCGATCCGGCGGCGCCTGCAGAACCTGCCCAGCTTCGTGGTCACCCGAGGCGGCGAGTACTGCTTCCTGCCGGGTCTGCGCGCCCTGCGCTGGCTGGCCGAACTGAGGGACTGAGGCCTTGTCCTGCCCCCCGAGGTCGCCACCACGGTCTCCGAGAAGAGGTAGACGTCATGGCAGCACGGTTCATCCCCTACACCCGGGATGTCGAAGACGACGACCCGCGCTTTGATCACAACCTGCAGACGGTGATCGACAAGACCAAGAGCTTCATCGCCGGATCAGTCACGGCCGGTGGCACCGGACGGGCTGTCCGCGACGCCCACGCCAAGGGATACGGGCTGGTCCGAGGGCAGGTGGAGATCCTGGCCGGGCTCGCCTCCGAGTACGCCCAGGGTATCTACGCGACGCCGGGAGTCCACGATGCGCTCATCCGCTTCTCCAACGGCTCCCCCCACGCCGGGGCCGACGCGCGACTGGGCAGCGCGACCGGGCTGGCGCTGAAGATCTTCGGCATCGACGGCCCGACCCTGCTGGAGGACGAACCGGACACAGGCACGTTCGACTACGCCACCATCAACGCACCGATCTTCTTCTGCAACACAGTCGAGCACTACCTGTTCATCCAGGACCTGTTCTTGAACGCACGGGCCTACTTCTCCCAGGGCCGGCCCGGCGCGCATCGATTCTTCGCCGAGTTCGTGACCGGAAAGGGAACGCTGGACCAGGACGACTGGGCGTGGGACGAGTTCCTGGCCTTCCTGCGCCTGGCGCGGATCCCCCCGGTCAACGTGCTGCTGTCGAGCTACTGGACGATGGGCGCCGTCCGGCACGGGGACTACATCGCCAAGGTGCGCATCACCCCCGACCCGCACTTCGCCGATGCGGTGGTCCGGCGCGCCATCGACCCGGCCTCGGCGCCGGAGGTCTTCCGGCCGGCCCTGCTGGCCGAGCTGCGGGAGCGACCCTACGCCTTCGACATCCAGGTTCAGCTCTGCACCGACCTGGAGCGGATGCCGGTGGAGGACACCACTGTGGAGTGGCCCGAGCAGCTGTCGCCGTTCGTCACGGTGGCCAGGCTGCGGTTGCCGCGACAGGACATCTCCGGTCAGGACAATCTGGAGAAGATGGACGCGCTGTCCTTCACACCCTGGCGGGTCACGGCCGAGCACGCACCCCTGGGCAACATCATGCGGGCCCGCAAGGAGGTCTACCGACAATCCTCCATCGAGCGTCACAAGCTCAACCAGCAGCCGCGTACAGAACCCCGCAGCGCCGACGAAGTGCTTGACCCGGCCCACCACCGCGACAGTGCCGGGGGCGAGTAGGGGAGCGGGGGACAGCGATGCCCGATGGGGAGCACATCACCGTCGCGGCCGTCGGCTCGCGGGGTGATCCGACGGCGCGGCATCGCCGGGGCAGATGCGCCTGATGAGAAGATCGGCGGGAAGGGCTCCATGGATGCCCTGGTCAACCGCATGGCGCGCGCTTGGTAGGTCAGCGGGTCAGGTCCCGGCGCCCTGCCGGCCAGATCATCCCTGACCGGCACACGGAGGCCGCCATGGGGCAAGCTCTCGGGGACGTGCTCGGCCTGGCGGCCGGCGTCGCGGTCAGCCCCCTTCCCATCGTCGCGATCATCCTTGTCCTGGCAACGCCGCAAGGACGTCTCAACGGACTGCTGTTCACCCTCGGCTGGCTGGCGGGGCTGTCGGCCCTGGGCGGCATCATGCTGGCGATCGGCGGAGCCGGGGGCTCCTCCACCCACCATCAGCCGGCCACCTGGGTGGGAGGGCTCAAGCTCGTCCTGGGCCTCCTGCTCGTCCTGTTCGGCACCCGGCAGTGGCGGCACCGTCCCAAAGGCGCCACGCAGGCCGAGCTGCCGAAGTGGATGGCGGCGATCGACCGCTTCACACCGATCAAAGTCCTCGGGCTCGGGCTGGCCCTGTCGGCGGCCAACCTCAAGAACGCCCCGCTGACCCTCGCCGCAGCCGCCTCGATCAGCGCGTCCGGGCTTCCCGCCGGACAACAGATCGCATCCCTGGCAGTCTTCGTGATCATCGGTTCGCTCGGGCTCCTGGCACCCCTCGGAGTGTTCCTGTTCATGGGAGATCAGGCCAAGACCGTGCTCGGCGGCTGGAAAGACTGGGCGGCACAGCACAACGTCGCCGTGATGGCCGCCCTGTTCTTCGTCCTCGGCCTGAAGCTGCTCGGGGACGGCATCGGCATCCTCACCTCCTGACCTCCTGAAACCAACGGCGAGCCCTGACGCGGTCAGCCATCGCGCCGGGCGGCGGGTGGGGCGGCACATGGAAGTTATTAATCTACATTGTAAAGGCGTCCGGCCGGGTTCAAGATCATTTACAATGGACTGAAGACTCCGTCACCCACAAAAGAGGCGCGTGGATTACGCAGCGTAATCCACGCGCCGTCCGGCAGCTGGTGCGGATGGGAATGCGCCCTTTTTGCGGTTCCGTGGAAAGCTTCGCCTGCTCCTTTGTCAGGAGGTGAGCGGGGTGCGGGGGCGCAGTGCGCCGGCCGAGGCCGCCATGAAGGCGGCCAGGAGGGCGGGGATGGCCAGGGCGCCTGGCAGGCCGATGATCTCGGCGGCGCCGCCGATGATGGCGGGGCCGGCGACGAGCCCGGCGTAGCCGACGGTGGCGACCTGGGCGATGGCCTCTCCCGCGCGGGCGGGGTCGTGGTTCCCGGCGGCGGAGAAGACCTGGGGGACGATGGTGGCCAGGCCCAGGCCGAACAGGGCGAAGCCGGCGATGGCGATGGGGACCCGGCCGATGAGCAGTGCGGTGGCCAGGCCCAGGGCGGCGAGGAGTCCGGAGTAGCGGACCAGGCGGACGGGGCCGAGGCGCTGGGCGAGGTGGTCTCCGGCGAAGCGGCCGGCGGTCATGGCGGTGGAGAAGACGGCGAAGCCGAGGGCGGCGACGCTCTGGGGTGCGCCGAGGTCTTCGAAGAGGTAGACGGCGGTCCAGTCGACGGCGGCGCCTTCGCCGACGAGGCCGGCGAAGGCGACGACGCCCATGAGGACGATCCAGCCGGACCAGCGGGTGCGGGCGGGGGTGGTGGTGGCCGGTGCGGCGGGCTGGGTGGGCAGCAGGTGGCGTCTGGCGTGGAGGGAGAGGAGGGCCAGGGGGATGCCGGTGGCGGTGAGGGTGGTTGCGGCGCTGAGGCCGAGCCAGGCGAACAGGCCGCCGATGCCTGCGCCGATGAGGCCGCCGATGCTGAACATGCCGTGGAAGGAGGACATGATGGGGCGGCCGTAGGCGCGTTCGACTTCGACGCCGTGGGCGTTCATGGAGACGTCGAGGGAGGCGTTGATGAGGCCGTACAGGAACAGGGTGGTGATGAGCAGGGGGAGGGTGGGGGCGTAGCCGGGGGGGATGACGGCGAGGGCGGTGGCGATGGCGGCGGGGGTGATGACGCGGGCACTGCCGAGGCGGTCGGTGAGGCGTCCGGCGAAGCGCATGCCGATGACGAGGCCGGCGGCTATGGCCAGGAGGCCGTAGCTGAGCTGTCCGTCGCTGAGGCCGAGGTCGTGTTTGACGGCGGGGATGCGGGCGGCCCAGGCGCCGGAGACGGTGCCGAGGAGGATGAAGAAGAAGGACACGGCTCGGCGGGCGTTGGTGGCCTGCCGGAGCGTGGTGTCGCTCATGAGCGCCCCCGGGGTTGTCGGCTCAGGGGCGTATTCAATCATGGGCGGGGTCGCCCGGGTTGCCCCCGTGGTAGGGCGGAGGGTCTCCCGGCGGCTCGGCAGGGGCGGGTGCCTGCAGGTGGCGGCGGTCGCCGCCTGCAGGCCGGGCCGGCCGCGTGCCGGTCAGGTCCCGGTCGGCGGCGTCAGTTGCCGGCTGTCCGGCGTGTTTGCGGGGATGTCGCCTGGCTGGGATCGGTGCCGTCGGGGGCCGGCGTGCCTGATGCATGATGCTGGTTCATCGCCATGATTTTCGGTCAGGGGCGGAAGGCTTTGAGTGTGATGTCGACGAGAGCGTCGGCGTATTCGGCGGTGAGTGGGCCCGAGCGGTGCAGCCAGCGCTGGTGGAGGGGGGCGTAGAGGACGTCGAGGAGCAGGTCGAGGTCGGCGTCCGGGGCGAGTTGGCCTGCCTGTTGTGCGCTGCGTAGCCGGGCTTTCTTGGCGTCCTGTACGGGGCGGGCGAGTCTGTCCCGGTATTGGGCGGCGAGGTCGGGATTGCTGATGATCTCTGAGTTGAGTGCCCGGATCGGGGCTTCGAAGTCCGGGTCGGCGAACTCGGCCGCTGTCGCGCGCATGACGAGTTTGAGGTCGGCTTCGATGTCGCCTGTGTCGGGCAGTGCCATTCCCTCTTGCTCGGGGTTGTCGCTGAGGGCGAGGAAGGAGTCGAAGATCACGGCTCCTTTGGAGGGCCACCATCGGTAGATGGTCTGTTTGCCCACGCCCGCGCGGGCGGCGATCGCTTCGATCGAGACCTTGGCGTATCCCACTTCGCGGATCAGTTCGCGGGCGGCGTCGAGGATCGCGTGTCGTGATCGCTCGTTGCGGCGGGCGGGATTGGGTTTTTTGGCGTCGGGCATGTGGTCAGGCTAACACTCAAGCGAGACGGATCGTATCGGCTTGGTGGAGGGGGTTTCGCGGGCTCTCGCCTCGGGCCGGTGTCGCAGATGGCGGCTGGTGGTCCGGGTCTTACCGGCGTCTCGGCTCCGGTCGGCTTTGCGAGAGGTCGAGGCTGTCTGATCGTTTCGTTGGGCCGGCCGGTGGGGGGTGGGCGGCGGTGGTTCAGGCGGCGCCGTACAGCCCGGATATTTCGGCGGATACGCGCGACATCTTCCATAAGGCCGGGATCCGTCGACTCGCCGCCGCGGCTGAGATTCAGCCGCGGGCCGTGTTCAGGGCGTCGGTGGGGGCGTCGGTGATGTGGCAGGCGCCGGAGGCACGGAAGGGCTCGGCGAGCTGGGCCAGGTAGCCGGTGGGGTAGTTCGGTTTGGCGGCCATGCCGAGCTGGTCGGAGGTGAAGCGGCGGGTGGGGTCGTGGGAGAAGGTGCCGAGCAGGTGGTCCCAGGCCAGGGTGAACAGGCCGAAGTTGACGTCGCCGATGCCGGCCCATTTCAGGTGGTGGAAGCGGTGGCCCTCGTTGAGGGCGAGCACGTACTTGAGGGCGCCGATGCGGTAGTCGGCGTTGGAGTGCTGCAGCAGCAGCTGGACGGCGACGGTGACGGCCAGCGCGGAGGCGACGTCCAGGGGCAGTCCGATGAGGATGAGCGGAGCGACGCCGGCGCTCATCTCCAGGGTCTGGTGCAGGGGGTGCTTCATCAGGCCGTTGAAGCCGTAGAAGCGCTTGATGGAGTGGTGGACGGCGTGCAAGCGCCACAGCACGCCGATCTTGTGGCTGGCGTAGTGGGTCAGCGTGATGCCGAGGTCGGCGATCACGATGGCGGCCAGGACCTGCAGCGCGAAGGGCCAGGAGTGCGGCCACAGGTCGGCGATGGTGACGGTGGCGGCCAGCAGCGGGATGATGCCCACGCTGAGCAGCAGCAGCAGCTCGTTGACGCCGGCATGGGCGATGTCGCGGCCGCCGTCCCCGGCCGGGCTGTTCCACTCGGCCTCGTACGGCAGGGCGCGTTCGGCGGCGAAGGAGCAGCCGATCGCGGCCGGTAGCAGGCCGACGAGCCAGAGTTTGGAGGCGCCGGAGGCGGCCAGGGCGATGGCGGCGCCGTTGACGCCGAGCAGCATGAACGGCACGTAGCCGTAACGGATCACGGGTCGGATCAGGGTGTGGTGCATGCCGTCCAGCGTCGCGGCGGTCGGACGTCCGGGGCTTGGACGGATCCGCTGATCTCCGCCGCACATCTGGCACAGGGCCGCGCCGTGGGCAACTCGTTCAGGCGGCGCCGGCGGCGTGGGGGCGGATGGCGTGCAGCAGGTGCGAGGGGGCCAGGCCGAACATCTCCCGGCAGACGCGGGTCAAGTGGGAGCTGTCGGTGAACCCGGCACCGTGCGCGGCGTGGGTGAGGCTGGCGCCGTGCTGGGCCAGCTCTGCGGCGTGGCGCAGCCGCGCCCAGCGCAGGTAGGCGGGGAACGGCAGGCCGAGCTCGGTGGTGAACAGGTGCCCCAGGCGGCTGGCCGACAACCTGACGGTGGCGGCCAGCTCGGTGAGCCGGACCGGGCCCGGCAGCAGCTGCGGCACCAGGTCCACGGCTGCCTGCAGCACCGGGTGCCGTCTTGTCTCCGGTACGGCCCAGCCGTCGCAGAGCAGGGCCGACGCGTCCACTGCGTGCTCGGTGAGGGCGGCCGGTGGCAGGGCGGCGCGTGCGGCGGCGATCCAGCCGTCCACGTGGTCGCGGCTACCGCCGTCGAGCTGGGTGGTCAGATGCCGGGCGGCCGTACTGGCCGGATCGAGGTAGATCATGGTGGCGGTGGCGTCCGGACCGGCGTGCAAGGCGTGCGAGGCCAGGGTGGGGATGATCGCGGCGCGCACGGTGCGGCGGGTTCGGTGGGTGTCGCTCAGCTCCACCTCACCGGAGGATACGAGCAGGATCTGCACCGCGGCGTGGGCGTGCGCGCCGGTGCTGCCCGCCGCACCGGTGAAGGCGAGCCGACCGGGCTGCAGGGTGGTCGTGCCCCGCCACCCGGCGGCGGCCGGCGACGCGGCCGCGGTCAGGGCAGTCACGACATGCCGCCCGTGTGTGCCGAGGAGTGGTCAGTGGTTGCGGCGGGGTGCGGGATGAGGGTGCGGTATTTGCCGCCCGCCCCAGGTTGCGGCGGTTCGGCGGTGCGCGCGCCCGGGGTGCGGCTGCCCAGCCGCATCAGCAGTGGCGTCTCATGCCAGTGCTGCAGGACCTGTCGGCCGGGGTTGGTGACCATGAGCGTTTCGATCCGGTTCATCGGCATGTGAGTCTCACGTCCTCCTGGCGTCTGTCCGGAGCCCCCAGGCGGGCCGCTCCCGGGGCGCTGCGAGAGACGGCATCCGCCCTCGCTCTCTACGACCCGCGCAACACCTTGCGCGCCGACTACAACATCCCGCCCGCGGGCTGAGCGTTGCGGCCGCAAGCCGCGATGGGCCGTGCCGGGCGCCTGTGGGGAGGGGGCGGATCATTTGGTCCCGGGGTCGCGTCCGGGGTCCTCGTGCCGGCGATGGGTCTTGTCGGTGGACAGGACGAGGGCGGCGGCCTGGATCTTGTCCATGACGGTGGACAGGTCGTGGAGGGTGGGGGTGTCGAGGCAGTGCAGGAGGCGGCGGAAGTCGGCGAGGCCGGCGTCGGCGATCTTCTCGGTGAGGGTACGGCCGGCGGGGGTGAGTTCGACGCGGCGGATGCGGCGGTCGTGGGGGTCTTCGCGGCGGGCGACGAGGCCGTGGCCGACGAGGCGGTCGACGATGCCGGTGACGGTGCCGAGGCCGACGCCGAGGTGGTGGGCGAGGTCCTGGCCGGAGGCGGAGTCCTGGAAGGACA comes from Streptosporangium roseum DSM 43021 and encodes:
- a CDS encoding helix-turn-helix transcriptional regulator, encoding MTALTAAASPAAAGWRGTTTLQPGRLAFTGAAGSTGAHAHAAVQILLVSSGEVELSDTHRTRRTVRAAIIPTLASHALHAGPDATATMIYLDPASTAARHLTTQLDGGSRDHVDGWIAAARAALPPAALTEHAVDASALLCDGWAVPETRRHPVLQAAVDLVPQLLPGPVRLTELAATVRLSASRLGHLFTTELGLPFPAYLRWARLRHAAELAQHGASLTHAAHGAGFTDSSHLTRVCREMFGLAPSHLLHAIRPHAAGAA
- a CDS encoding MarR family winged helix-turn-helix transcriptional regulator; protein product: MSVNDERDRLIRRIGELQRDLGRLFAQDRPPSPLFDSNLTMRQLKVVMLLSFQDSASGQDLAHHLGVGLGTVTGIVDRLVGHGLVARREDPHDRRIRRVELTPAGRTLTEKIADAGLADFRRLLHCLDTPTLHDLSTVMDKIQAAALVLSTDKTHRRHEDPGRDPGTK